One window from the genome of Halococcus salifodinae DSM 8989 encodes:
- a CDS encoding extracellular solute-binding protein: MTRRGGDDTTANGRDRGREHGDSSGVGRRWFLRSSGAAAGAALLAGCSSSGSGGNGSDGNASGANGSGNSSAGNGSSGNGTGGNDNATGGNTTGNATASGPLGVESFRGSGPLVESRPPLDGTRIAELPDLSGTLSIYLGGGEGGLYTEFLDLLGRMYPDFNVELRTASSAQLANTLITEVNSGSANADVFWAVDVGALGVVADNDATVELPSEVVKPVPESFRPGNQWVGVAGRARSVPFNTDTLSADQIPNKVQKFTDANPLEGSMGWAPTYGSFQSFITAMRLLRGEQGTKQWLQSMTQQGISEYPDEFLVSNAVADGELAAGFANHYYALRVKAARPDAPIELAFTKGDAGALVNAAGVEVIKGTQRRELANNFVRHLLTAEAQEFFATRTFAYPMIPGVPPVGGLPTIDELNPPQLDLAKLSNLEPTLTLMREVGVL; this comes from the coding sequence ATGACGCGACGAGGTGGCGACGATACCACGGCGAACGGGCGCGACCGAGGACGCGAACACGGCGACTCGTCCGGCGTCGGCCGTCGATGGTTCCTTCGCTCGTCGGGCGCGGCGGCCGGAGCGGCACTGCTCGCCGGCTGTTCGTCGTCCGGTAGTGGGGGCAATGGGAGCGACGGGAACGCGAGCGGTGCGAACGGCTCCGGAAACAGTAGTGCTGGAAACGGCAGCAGCGGAAACGGAACTGGTGGCAACGACAACGCCACCGGCGGGAACACCACCGGCAACGCGACCGCAAGCGGGCCGCTCGGCGTCGAGTCGTTCAGGGGCTCCGGACCGCTCGTCGAGAGTCGTCCACCGCTCGACGGAACGCGAATCGCCGAGCTTCCCGACCTCTCGGGGACGCTGAGTATCTATCTCGGCGGCGGCGAGGGCGGACTGTACACCGAGTTTCTGGATCTCCTCGGACGGATGTATCCGGATTTCAACGTCGAACTTCGCACGGCCTCGTCCGCCCAACTCGCGAACACACTCATCACGGAGGTCAACAGCGGCTCGGCCAACGCCGACGTGTTCTGGGCGGTCGACGTCGGCGCGCTCGGTGTCGTCGCCGACAACGACGCGACCGTGGAGCTTCCCTCCGAGGTCGTGAAGCCGGTGCCCGAGTCGTTCCGTCCCGGCAATCAATGGGTCGGCGTCGCCGGCCGAGCGCGCAGCGTCCCCTTCAACACGGACACGCTGTCGGCGGACCAGATCCCGAACAAGGTACAGAAGTTCACCGACGCCAACCCCCTAGAAGGATCGATGGGCTGGGCACCGACCTACGGCTCCTTCCAGTCGTTCATCACGGCGATGCGGCTGCTCCGCGGCGAACAGGGAACGAAGCAGTGGCTCCAGAGCATGACCCAACAGGGGATTTCGGAGTACCCCGACGAGTTCCTGGTTTCGAACGCCGTCGCGGACGGCGAGCTCGCGGCCGGGTTCGCGAACCACTACTACGCGCTGCGCGTCAAGGCCGCCCGGCCGGACGCGCCGATCGAACTCGCCTTCACGAAGGGCGATGCGGGCGCACTCGTCAATGCCGCCGGCGTCGAGGTCATCAAGGGGACCCAGCGACGTGAACTCGCCAACAACTTCGTTCGGCATCTCCTCACCGCCGAGGCCCAGGAGTTCTTCGCCACCCGGACGTTCGCCTACCCGATGATCCCGGGCGTCCCGCCGGTCGGCGGGCTGCCGACGATCGACGAGCTCAACCCGCCACAGCTGGATCTCGCCAAGCTCTCGAACCTCGAACCCACGCTCACGCTGATGCGCGAAGTCGGAGTCCTCTGA
- a CDS encoding ABC transporter permease, with the protein MSTFDAGGIDIDRGRVLRGGLLALAGLVALAVVSPIVWLVVQAFDMGAESALALLASPSTIQIGINSALLVTAVTVGSVLLGVPLAVLTARTDLPFRRFWTVVLALPLVVPSYIGAFAFVSAFGPRGVLADLLAPLGIESIPTIYGLHGTVLVLTLFVYPYVFLTTRAALLSFDASQVEAARTLNHSYFGAFRRVVLPQIAPGIAAGALLVGLYALSDFGTPSIMHYDVFTRRIFVEYNAFGRDRAALFSVLLLGLTVAILGIESRLSPGDQNAYAGGRRGNTISLGVWTGPALALCTLVATLGLLVPLGILGMWLFRGGPGYTAGGFAFEWSYGLNSIVVAVLAAVVATLAALPVGYLSARTNGRLANLFDRATYLGYAAPGIVIGFALVYFGVRYLPGLYQTLPLLIFAYVVRFLPQAVGSTNSSVLHVDRSLLEAARTLGHSPLSTFRRVTLPLIAPGVVAGAALVFLTTMKELPATLLLHPSEFKTLVTYIWQVQGAGYYGAAAVPALVLVAVSGLSMLVILTQEGDNVQ; encoded by the coding sequence ATGAGTACCTTCGACGCCGGTGGTATCGATATCGACCGCGGGCGGGTGCTCCGAGGCGGGCTCCTGGCGCTCGCCGGGCTCGTCGCGCTCGCGGTCGTCTCGCCGATCGTGTGGCTCGTCGTTCAGGCGTTCGACATGGGCGCGGAAAGCGCGCTCGCGCTGCTCGCCTCGCCATCGACGATCCAGATCGGGATCAACAGCGCGCTGTTGGTCACTGCGGTCACCGTCGGTTCGGTGCTGCTCGGCGTGCCGCTCGCAGTGCTGACGGCCAGAACGGACCTCCCCTTCCGGCGGTTCTGGACGGTCGTGCTGGCGCTGCCGTTGGTCGTGCCGAGCTACATCGGCGCGTTCGCGTTCGTCTCGGCGTTCGGTCCGCGTGGCGTCCTCGCCGATCTGCTCGCGCCGCTCGGAATCGAGTCGATTCCGACCATCTACGGACTCCACGGCACCGTTCTCGTCCTGACGCTGTTCGTCTATCCCTACGTGTTTCTCACGACTCGCGCGGCGCTGCTGTCGTTCGACGCCTCGCAGGTCGAGGCCGCCCGAACGCTGAATCACTCCTACTTTGGTGCCTTTCGCCGCGTCGTCCTGCCACAGATCGCGCCGGGAATCGCCGCCGGCGCGCTGCTGGTCGGGCTGTACGCGCTCTCGGATTTCGGAACGCCCTCGATCATGCATTACGACGTGTTCACCCGCCGGATCTTCGTCGAATACAACGCCTTCGGCCGGGATCGTGCGGCGCTGTTCTCGGTGCTGTTGCTGGGACTCACCGTCGCCATCCTCGGAATCGAATCGCGCCTCTCGCCCGGTGATCAGAACGCCTACGCCGGCGGCCGCCGGGGAAACACCATCTCGCTCGGGGTCTGGACTGGCCCGGCGCTCGCTCTCTGTACACTGGTGGCAACGTTGGGGCTGCTCGTCCCGCTCGGCATCCTTGGGATGTGGCTGTTCCGCGGCGGCCCGGGTTACACCGCCGGCGGGTTCGCCTTCGAGTGGTCCTACGGGCTGAACTCCATCGTCGTCGCAGTGCTCGCGGCGGTCGTCGCGACGCTCGCCGCGCTACCGGTCGGCTATCTCTCCGCACGGACGAACGGGCGACTCGCGAACCTGTTCGATCGAGCGACGTATCTCGGCTACGCCGCACCGGGCATCGTGATCGGCTTTGCCCTCGTCTATTTCGGCGTTCGTTACCTCCCCGGCCTCTACCAGACGCTCCCGCTGTTGATCTTCGCGTACGTCGTGCGCTTTCTCCCGCAGGCGGTCGGCTCCACAAACTCCTCGGTGCTCCACGTCGACCGCTCGCTGCTCGAAGCCGCGCGGACGCTGGGTCATTCCCCGCTCTCGACCTTCCGGCGGGTGACACTCCCGCTGATCGCCCCCGGGGTCGTCGCCGGGGCGGCGCTGGTCTTTCTCACCACGATGAAGGAGCTGCCCGCAACGCTGCTCCTCCATCCCTCGGAGTTCAAGACGCTGGTCACCTACATCTGGCAGGTTCAAGGCGCAGGATATTACGGGGCGGCCGCCGTACCGGCGCTCGTGCTCGTCGCCGTCTCCGGACTCTCGATGCTCGTGATCCTCACACAGGAGGGCGACAATGTCCAGTAA
- a CDS encoding alpha-1,4-glucan-protein synthase produces the protein MTADICVIVPTIREYECMRSYAENARQHGFDTDRLHVVLVTEDFCETDAMASMLDDLDLAGEVFDGTAREEWYAEQGVAEFSHLVPAASHAETSFGLLYLWANEFEYGIFIDDDTRPDPEDDFFGGHLANLAYEGEIESVRSDEQWVNVLHRNADDHGLYPRGYPYSAMDETVETERTHVDSVVASQGLWTHVPDLDAARILADGDLRGQSETRLSREDFGEDFVASEGQYLTVCSMNLAFRREVVPTFYQLPMDDNPWNVGRFDDIWSGVFLKRACDVLGTEIITGGPLCEHHKAPRSTFDDLRSELPALECNEHLWAIVDDAAAGADSYAGAYAAMADALVAGDWEEFENGEFLSYVGEHMHEWLDCLEELDPGSVATRAAATADD, from the coding sequence ATGACCGCCGACATCTGTGTCATCGTGCCGACGATCCGCGAGTACGAGTGCATGCGATCGTACGCCGAGAACGCAAGACAGCACGGGTTCGATACCGATCGCCTCCACGTGGTGCTCGTGACCGAGGATTTCTGTGAGACCGACGCGATGGCGTCGATGCTCGACGACCTCGACCTCGCGGGCGAGGTCTTCGACGGCACCGCCCGCGAGGAGTGGTACGCCGAACAGGGTGTCGCGGAGTTTTCGCATCTGGTGCCGGCGGCGAGCCACGCCGAGACCAGCTTCGGGCTGCTGTATCTCTGGGCCAACGAGTTCGAGTACGGGATCTTCATCGACGACGACACTCGACCGGACCCCGAAGACGACTTCTTCGGCGGCCACCTCGCGAACCTCGCGTACGAGGGCGAGATCGAGTCGGTCCGCTCGGACGAGCAGTGGGTGAACGTTCTCCACCGGAACGCCGACGACCACGGCCTCTATCCTCGCGGGTATCCCTACTCCGCGATGGACGAAACCGTCGAAACCGAGCGGACGCACGTCGATAGCGTGGTGGCCTCGCAGGGGCTCTGGACCCATGTCCCCGACCTCGACGCGGCCCGCATCCTCGCCGACGGCGATCTGCGCGGGCAGTCGGAAACCCGCCTGTCGCGCGAGGACTTCGGCGAGGACTTCGTCGCAAGCGAGGGCCAGTATCTGACTGTGTGCTCGATGAACCTCGCCTTCCGGCGCGAGGTCGTGCCCACGTTCTACCAGCTCCCGATGGACGACAATCCCTGGAATGTCGGCCGGTTCGACGATATCTGGAGCGGCGTGTTTCTGAAACGAGCCTGTGACGTGCTCGGTACAGAGATCATCACCGGCGGACCGTTGTGTGAACACCACAAGGCCCCGCGCTCGACGTTCGACGATCTCCGCTCGGAGCTCCCCGCGCTCGAATGCAACGAACACCTCTGGGCGATCGTCGACGACGCCGCCGCGGGTGCCGACAGCTACGCCGGAGCGTACGCCGCGATGGCCGACGCGCTCGTCGCGGGCGACTGGGAGGAGTTCGAGAACGGCGAGTTCCTGTCGTACGTCGGCGAACACATGCACGAGTGGCTCGACTGTCTCGAAGAACTCGATCCGGGCTCGGTCGCCACGCGCGCCGCCGCGACCGCCGACGACTGA